From the genome of Proteus vulgaris, one region includes:
- a CDS encoding DUF6691 family protein — MTKFVAFLCGLLFSAGLIVGGMSNPQKILGFLDITGNWDPSLLIIMGVGLVVSIIGYQLTRRRQQSILACPLNIPTNKVIDKPLVLGSVLFGIGWGLAGICPGPSLVLAGAGFYQGILFVLAMIAGWLLVGFLRKAP; from the coding sequence ATGACAAAGTTCGTTGCTTTTCTTTGTGGCCTTCTATTTAGTGCAGGGTTGATCGTGGGTGGGATGAGTAACCCGCAAAAAATCTTAGGATTTTTGGATATTACAGGAAACTGGGATCCTTCTTTATTGATAATCATGGGGGTGGGTCTTGTTGTCAGTATTATTGGCTACCAATTAACACGCCGTAGACAACAAAGCATATTAGCCTGCCCTTTAAATATTCCAACCAATAAGGTTATTGATAAACCTCTCGTATTGGGAAGTGTGTTATTTGGGATTGGCTGGGGATTAGCTGGGATTTGCCCAGGCCCAAGTTTGGTATTAGCGGGTGCGGGATTTTATCAAGGTATTTTATTTGTTCTTGCAATGATTGCTGGTTGGTTGTTAGTCGGTTTTTTGCGTAAAGCACCGTAA
- a CDS encoding YeeE/YedE family protein yields the protein MNIDWVHFTPLSAAIGGLMIGAAAAILLLFNGRIAGISGILGGILSTKQQGNGWRWAFLIGMLIAPTLFYFFDKPLAPVIETSPWMLIIAGVLVGAGTRLGNGCTSGHGICGLARLSRRSIVAVIVFMVTAFITVYIQRHVIGG from the coding sequence ATGAATATAGATTGGGTTCACTTTACGCCTTTAAGTGCGGCAATAGGTGGACTAATGATAGGTGCGGCTGCCGCTATTTTATTGTTATTTAATGGTCGCATCGCAGGAATAAGTGGAATTTTAGGTGGTATTTTATCAACAAAACAGCAGGGTAATGGTTGGCGTTGGGCATTCTTAATTGGCATGTTAATCGCACCGACACTGTTTTATTTTTTTGATAAACCTTTAGCGCCAGTGATTGAAACATCGCCTTGGATGTTGATTATTGCAGGTGTGCTGGTGGGAGCCGGTACACGTTTAGGTAATGGTTGCACTAGCGGTCATGGTATTTGTGGATTAGCTCGATTATCGCGTCGTTCTATAGTTGCTGTGATAGTGTTTATGGTGACGGCTTTTATCACTGTTTATATTCAGCGTCATGTAATAGGAGGCTAA
- a CDS encoding ArsR/SmtB family transcription factor gives MTQRVQPDLLDAMKLAANEASSMLKTLGNGDRLLLLCQLSQGEKSVSELEESLGIRQPTLSQQLTVLRNEGLVNTRRDGKRIFYSIADEKVLVLLNTLYQLYCPIAG, from the coding sequence ATGACACAACGAGTTCAACCTGATTTATTAGATGCAATGAAATTGGCGGCTAATGAAGCGTCTAGCATGCTTAAGACGCTAGGGAATGGCGATCGCCTCTTATTATTGTGTCAATTAAGTCAGGGCGAAAAAAGTGTGAGTGAATTAGAAGAAAGTTTAGGTATACGTCAACCAACACTTTCTCAACAACTGACTGTTTTACGCAATGAAGGATTAGTGAATACTCGTCGTGATGGGAAACGTATCTTCTATTCTATTGCTGATGAAAAAGTATTAGTGCTTCTTAATACGCTTTATCAGCTTTATTGTCCTATAGCAGGTTAA
- a CDS encoding SprT family zinc-dependent metalloprotease, whose protein sequence is MKTVRVPIALVQSVMRTLREKLQQANLYLNTNYPEPTLHYNQRGTIAGSAYYANWEIRINPTLLIENKQNFIEEVIPHELAHLLVNRHFGRVAPHGKEWKWMMETVLGVSAKRTHHFDVSTVKAKTFRYACQCEEEHQLTIRRHNKVLRGETQYRCRHCQSILQFKEHELV, encoded by the coding sequence ATGAAAACGGTAAGAGTCCCCATCGCCTTAGTGCAAAGCGTTATGCGAACACTGCGTGAAAAATTGCAGCAGGCTAATCTTTATCTTAATACAAATTACCCAGAACCTACTCTACATTATAATCAGAGAGGAACTATTGCAGGCAGTGCCTATTATGCAAATTGGGAAATCCGTATTAATCCTACATTATTGATTGAAAATAAACAGAATTTTATTGAGGAAGTTATTCCTCATGAACTGGCGCACTTATTAGTTAATCGCCATTTCGGCCGCGTAGCGCCTCATGGAAAAGAGTGGAAATGGATGATGGAAACAGTATTAGGCGTTTCGGCTAAACGTACCCATCATTTTGATGTTAGTACCGTTAAAGCCAAAACCTTTCGTTATGCTTGCCAATGTGAAGAAGAACATCAGCTTACAATTCGACGTCATAACAAGGTATTACGTGGTGAAACTCAATATCGTTGCCGTCATTGTCAGTCAATTTTGCAATTTAAAGAACACGAACTCGTGTAG
- the mgtE gene encoding magnesium transporter, whose amino-acid sequence MTFNTQNKMDAVLVADASLNTPQNNSTQDQYNRLKDDTTVSAYMSQSYIAVSVADSVENVKTQLVNDLKDELIPTYLYVVDKDNYLNGILPVKSLLTAANDLFVSDVMRQTFFSVSPEQNRHDVYQLISHSGLDSVPVMHFGKLVGVLRPQDIAELIEDENTLDAQMQGATSPLEQPYLETSPVTLWRKRVVWLLMLFVAEAYTSTVLHAFEDRLEAAISLAFFIPLLIGTGGNSGTQITSTLVRAMALGEVSLRNVWSVLRKEITTSIMVALTMGIAGFVRAWFLGVGMEVMIVVGLTLVSITVWSAIVSSVIPMVLKRLGIDPAVVSAPFIATLIDGTGLIIYFEIASHVMSEFA is encoded by the coding sequence ATGACTTTCAATACTCAAAACAAAATGGATGCTGTCTTAGTTGCAGATGCATCCTTAAACACACCACAAAATAATTCAACACAAGATCAATACAATCGTTTAAAAGATGATACAACGGTTAGCGCATATATGAGCCAGTCTTATATTGCGGTTTCTGTTGCCGATTCAGTTGAGAATGTAAAAACCCAACTGGTTAATGATTTAAAAGATGAATTAATTCCAACCTATCTCTATGTTGTTGATAAAGATAATTATCTTAATGGAATTTTACCTGTTAAATCATTATTAACCGCGGCAAATGATCTGTTTGTGTCTGATGTTATGCGTCAAACTTTTTTCTCTGTATCACCTGAACAGAATCGACATGATGTGTATCAATTGATTAGCCATAGCGGTTTAGACAGTGTGCCTGTGATGCATTTTGGAAAATTAGTGGGTGTGTTACGTCCTCAAGATATTGCGGAATTGATTGAAGATGAAAATACCCTTGATGCACAGATGCAAGGGGCAACGTCACCATTAGAGCAGCCTTATTTAGAAACCAGTCCAGTAACATTATGGCGTAAACGTGTTGTATGGTTATTGATGCTGTTTGTGGCAGAAGCGTATACCAGTACGGTATTACATGCTTTTGAAGATAGACTAGAAGCCGCTATTTCATTGGCATTCTTTATTCCATTACTGATTGGTACTGGGGGAAATAGCGGAACACAAATTACCTCAACGCTTGTTCGTGCGATGGCGTTAGGTGAAGTTAGCTTACGCAACGTGTGGTCTGTTTTAAGAAAAGAGATAACAACATCTATCATGGTTGCGTTAACCATGGGGATCGCAGGTTTTGTACGAGCTTGGTTCTTAGGCGTTGGAATGGAAGTGATGATTGTTGTTGGATTAACACTTGTTTCCATTACCGTTTGGAGTGCAATTGTTTCGTCTGTTATTCCAATGGTATTAAAGCGTTTAGGGATTGATCCAGCCGTTGTGTCAGCACCGTTTATCGCAACGTTAATTGATGGTACAGGTCTTATTATTTACTTTGAAATTGCATCTCATGTGATGAGCGAGTTTGCCTAA
- a CDS encoding DUF6694 family lipoprotein, whose amino-acid sequence MKKLLVICLFSVVLSGCEKPQQTLDGSNVESLRMSIVEMRNSLPLDEQARFDEAIELAILNDINFNDLVIAGRHKNGDMITRKMCQSLDGKTVKEIFSQAEEIKVQKLAFK is encoded by the coding sequence ATGAAAAAATTGTTAGTTATTTGTTTATTTAGTGTCGTGTTATCTGGCTGTGAAAAACCTCAACAAACCCTTGATGGCTCTAATGTAGAGTCATTACGTATGTCAATTGTTGAAATGCGTAATTCTCTCCCCCTCGATGAGCAAGCGCGTTTTGATGAAGCAATAGAATTAGCGATCCTTAATGATATTAATTTTAATGATTTAGTGATTGCAGGGCGTCATAAGAATGGCGATATGATCACCCGCAAAATGTGCCAATCATTAGATGGTAAAACAGTAAAAGAGATATTTTCACAGGCAGAAGAAATAAAAGTGCAAAAATTAGCATTTAAATAA